A section of the Spirosoma pollinicola genome encodes:
- the pepT gene encoding peptidase T — protein sequence MDNYQYTAVDRFLRYVQIDTQSDPQSTTNPSTGKQKNLSRVLVQELLDMGVADAEMDEWGYVYATIPANTDKPNVPTICFCSHVDTSPDVTGEGVKPLIHQQWQGEDIVLPDDTTQIIRVADHPDLTHQVGNDIITASGTTLLGADNKAGLAEIMDAAHYILTHPDIKHGRIRLLFTPDEEVGRGTEKVDIQKLGADFGYTIDGEALGTLEDETFSADAVKITIQGVSTHPGFAKGKLENALKIAADLLAALPKNALSPETTDAKEGFVHPTRMEGNQDKAVLEFIIRDFTEAGLQEKETYLQNQLTDVLTNYPGSSAQFVVKEQYRNMKDVLDQHPAVVENALEAIRRVGLSAQRRSIRGGTDGSRLSFMGLPCPNIFAGEHAFHSRQEWVSVQDMEKAVAVIVQVAQVWEERS from the coding sequence ATGGATAACTACCAATATACGGCCGTTGATCGTTTTCTGCGGTACGTGCAGATTGACACCCAGTCGGACCCGCAATCGACGACCAATCCGAGTACCGGGAAACAAAAAAATCTCAGCCGGGTGCTGGTTCAGGAATTGCTCGATATGGGCGTTGCCGATGCCGAAATGGATGAGTGGGGCTATGTGTATGCAACGATTCCGGCTAATACCGATAAGCCGAACGTGCCAACCATTTGTTTTTGCTCGCACGTTGATACATCACCCGATGTAACAGGCGAAGGAGTGAAGCCACTAATTCACCAACAGTGGCAGGGCGAGGACATTGTTTTGCCGGATGATACTACTCAGATCATTCGCGTAGCCGATCACCCCGATCTAACGCATCAGGTTGGTAACGACATTATTACGGCCAGCGGCACAACCTTGCTGGGGGCCGATAATAAAGCGGGCCTGGCCGAAATTATGGATGCAGCCCATTATATACTGACGCATCCCGACATCAAACACGGCCGGATTCGGTTGCTCTTTACGCCCGATGAGGAAGTAGGACGCGGAACCGAAAAGGTTGATATTCAGAAACTCGGTGCCGATTTTGGCTATACTATTGATGGAGAAGCACTGGGAACGCTTGAAGATGAAACATTTTCGGCTGATGCCGTAAAAATTACCATTCAGGGCGTTAGCACACACCCCGGCTTTGCAAAGGGCAAACTCGAAAACGCGCTTAAAATAGCCGCTGATCTACTAGCTGCACTGCCTAAAAACGCGCTTTCGCCCGAAACAACTGACGCGAAAGAGGGATTCGTACATCCAACCCGGATGGAAGGCAATCAGGATAAAGCCGTGTTGGAGTTTATCATTCGCGATTTTACCGAAGCGGGTTTACAGGAAAAGGAAACCTATCTGCAAAACCAGTTGACCGACGTATTGACAAATTACCCCGGTTCATCGGCGCAGTTTGTTGTGAAAGAGCAGTACCGCAATATGAAAGATGTGCTGGATCAACATCCGGCGGTTGTGGAAAACGCACTCGAAGCCATTCGGCGAGTAGGGCTGTCGGCGCAACGACGCAGTATTCGGGGCGGTACAGATGGCTCGCGGCTGTCGTTTATGGGGTTGCCTTGTCCGAATATCTTTGCAGGCGAACACGCCTTTCATTCGCGGCAGGAGTGGGTATCGGTGCAGGATATGGAAAAGGCTGTTGCCGTAATCGTACAGGTTGCGCAGGTGTGGGAAGAGCGAAGCTAG
- a CDS encoding tRNA1(Val) (adenine(37)-N6)-methyltransferase translates to MFRFKQFTIQQDRTAMKVCTDACVLGAYAEVMGAESTALLPTVERILDIGTGTGLLALMVAQRNPTALVDAVEVDESAFGQAIDNVAASPFSERIRVVQSRIQDFVPGIRYDRVLTNPPFYTNHLRSPDVGVNRALHTDELPFSELIEAVVRLMKPNGQWWVLLPPYEAEMLAAQAKQAGLFAFKRLSVRHNAKKPIFRVITGFAFGENSLLDETLTIFEPREPVNPGEKPSGETYTSEFRTLLHDYYLIF, encoded by the coding sequence ATGTTCCGTTTCAAGCAATTCACCATTCAGCAGGATCGTACCGCCATGAAAGTGTGTACGGATGCCTGTGTGCTTGGAGCGTATGCGGAGGTGATGGGCGCTGAATCAACGGCCTTATTACCTACTGTGGAGCGGATACTCGACATTGGCACTGGCACTGGTTTACTGGCGCTTATGGTTGCCCAACGCAATCCGACAGCGCTTGTTGACGCTGTTGAGGTAGATGAATCGGCTTTTGGACAAGCTATTGACAACGTAGCCGCCAGCCCATTTTCTGAGCGAATACGGGTCGTACAGAGCCGCATTCAGGATTTTGTGCCTGGTATTCGCTACGACCGGGTTTTAACGAATCCTCCTTTTTATACAAACCATCTTCGCTCGCCAGACGTGGGCGTGAATCGCGCACTGCATACCGACGAACTCCCGTTTTCGGAGTTGATTGAAGCTGTTGTGCGTTTGATGAAACCGAATGGACAATGGTGGGTGTTGTTGCCGCCTTATGAAGCAGAAATGCTGGCTGCTCAGGCGAAACAAGCCGGGCTATTTGCCTTTAAGCGGTTGTCGGTACGGCACAATGCAAAAAAGCCCATCTTTCGGGTAATTACCGGATTTGCATTTGGAGAAAATAGCCTACTGGATGAAACCCTGACTATTTTCGAACCCCGAGAACCCGTTAATCCCGGCGAAAAACCGTCTGGAGAGACCTATACGTCAGAATTTCGGACATTACTCCACGATTATTACTTAATATTCTGA
- a CDS encoding acyltransferase family protein, producing MQPTEFSATNRAASADLSLRRYDLDWLRIIAILILLFYHTGMIYVSWGWHIKSAEHSTVMEQVMRWLHRWRMPLLFFISGAGTFFALKKRSYGTYAGERVRRLFVPLVFGMFVIVPPQIYIEWLFRGRFSGRYIDFYPEVFKFQAYHDGGKGGAFSWHHLWFICYLFFYSLISIPVFRWLKSEQGQRFMDKIGRLIARPGGVMWSGFGVIFISQLLLKPYFPEETHALVNDWAYFVKNLLLFWFGYILISRPAFWQILNDQRRILLAGTLVCTVLLYAIGLVYDTEGPDILAWEIAYLTNSDCLMWFSVLATVAYGHRYLNVNRPILPKLNEAVYPFYILHQTVIILIGYTILTRTRLGVYDGFLVISLSSLVVCVAIYLLLIRPFKLTRFLFGMK from the coding sequence ATGCAACCGACTGAATTTTCTGCTACTAACAGGGCTGCTTCTGCTGACCTGAGTCTGCGTCGTTATGATCTTGACTGGCTGCGGATCATTGCCATTCTAATCTTGCTCTTCTATCATACCGGCATGATTTACGTATCGTGGGGGTGGCATATCAAAAGTGCCGAACACAGTACAGTCATGGAGCAAGTGATGCGCTGGCTCCACCGCTGGCGTATGCCGCTGTTGTTTTTTATTTCGGGAGCCGGTACATTCTTTGCACTTAAGAAGCGGTCATATGGGACGTATGCCGGTGAACGGGTCCGACGATTATTTGTGCCTCTTGTATTCGGTATGTTCGTGATCGTGCCACCGCAGATATACATCGAGTGGTTATTTAGAGGGCGGTTTAGCGGCAGGTATATCGACTTTTATCCGGAAGTTTTTAAGTTTCAGGCCTACCACGATGGTGGTAAGGGTGGGGCGTTCAGCTGGCATCACCTATGGTTTATCTGCTATTTGTTTTTCTACTCACTCATAAGTATCCCCGTATTCAGGTGGTTGAAAAGCGAGCAGGGACAACGATTTATGGACAAAATAGGTCGATTGATTGCCCGCCCCGGTGGCGTTATGTGGTCAGGCTTTGGCGTTATTTTTATAAGTCAGCTACTACTGAAACCTTATTTCCCGGAAGAGACCCACGCTCTTGTCAATGACTGGGCTTATTTTGTCAAGAATCTGCTGTTATTCTGGTTTGGGTATATACTTATCAGTAGACCTGCTTTCTGGCAAATTTTAAATGATCAACGACGAATACTGCTGGCAGGGACGTTGGTATGTACGGTTTTACTCTACGCCATAGGGTTAGTATATGATACCGAAGGGCCAGATATCCTGGCCTGGGAAATTGCTTACCTAACAAATTCGGATTGCCTGATGTGGTTTTCTGTGCTGGCCACTGTTGCGTATGGACACCGCTATTTGAACGTTAATCGACCCATATTACCAAAGTTGAACGAAGCCGTCTATCCGTTCTATATTCTTCATCAAACAGTTATTATACTAATTGGCTATACTATTTTGACCCGTACCCGGCTGGGTGTTTATGACGGATTTCTGGTTATAAGTCTTTCTTCGCTAGTTGTTTGTGTAGCAATTTATCTTCTTCTGATTCGTCCGTTCAAGCTGACCCGGTTTTTATTTGGCATGAAATGA
- a CDS encoding inorganic pyrophosphatase, whose amino-acid sequence MKSNFKAHPWHGIPIGELAPKQVTCFIEIVPTDTVKYEIDKATGYLKIDRPQQYSNVLPALYGFIPQTYCGDQIARLASEKSGRIVEMGDGDPLDICVLTEREITHGDLILQAIPIGGFRLIDKGEADDKIIAVLKGDAMYGQYTELGQLPEAVVKRLRHYFLTYKNLPEEPAVMELANIYGQAEAWEVIQTSINDYKLM is encoded by the coding sequence ATGAAGAGTAATTTTAAAGCTCACCCATGGCACGGCATCCCGATCGGAGAATTAGCCCCTAAACAAGTTACGTGCTTTATCGAGATTGTGCCTACTGATACTGTTAAGTACGAGATTGACAAAGCAACCGGTTACCTCAAAATTGACCGGCCTCAGCAATATTCCAATGTGTTGCCTGCTTTATATGGCTTCATTCCCCAAACCTACTGTGGTGATCAGATTGCTCGTCTGGCGAGTGAAAAATCGGGTAGAATCGTTGAAATGGGCGATGGTGACCCGCTTGATATTTGTGTGCTGACAGAGCGCGAAATTACCCACGGTGACCTGATCTTACAGGCTATTCCTATCGGTGGCTTTCGCCTGATCGACAAAGGAGAGGCTGATGATAAAATCATTGCTGTTCTTAAAGGAGACGCCATGTATGGGCAATATACCGAACTGGGTCAACTACCCGAAGCGGTCGTTAAGCGCCTTCGCCACTACTTCCTGACCTACAAAAATCTTCCTGAAGAACCAGCCGTTATGGAACTGGCGAACATCTACGGGCAAGCTGAAGCCTGGGAAGTTATTCAAACCTCTATCAACGATTATAAGCTGATGTAA
- a CDS encoding MBL fold metallo-hydrolase — METQFDIDSPTDTGTQTPYDVTADVAGIKTLFVNVFFIGTPGPGNRWVLVDTGFMGYAGQIKKRAEQLFGIGTQPDAIVLTHGHADHTGTLKTLLKEWDVPVYAHKLELPYLQGKSSYPPPDPAIGGGGMSYMSWVFPIGPMDFGDHIKAIADDGKIPELPDWRAIHTPGHAPGHISLFRDKDRTLLAGDAFVTTNQNAITSVATQREEFHGPPAYFTCDWDAAKRSVLALNNLNPRAVGTGHGVSVRGLDLELGLNKLAHDFESRSIPSEGRYVKQPAVTDENGIVDMPTPTSFHVARGIGLGILGGILLYAIWAGVRDDE; from the coding sequence ATGGAAACTCAGTTTGACATTGATTCGCCGACCGATACCGGCACGCAAACCCCCTATGATGTTACCGCCGATGTGGCTGGCATAAAGACCTTATTTGTTAATGTTTTTTTTATTGGTACGCCCGGACCCGGCAATCGCTGGGTGCTTGTCGATACCGGTTTTATGGGGTATGCCGGACAAATAAAAAAACGGGCCGAACAGCTTTTTGGCATTGGTACTCAACCCGACGCTATTGTTCTAACACACGGCCATGCTGACCATACCGGCACGCTGAAAACACTACTGAAAGAGTGGGATGTGCCGGTTTATGCGCACAAGCTCGAGTTGCCTTATTTGCAGGGTAAATCGAGTTATCCGCCACCAGATCCAGCCATTGGCGGGGGAGGAATGTCGTATATGTCGTGGGTATTTCCAATTGGCCCAATGGATTTTGGCGACCATATAAAAGCCATTGCCGACGATGGTAAGATTCCTGAGCTGCCAGACTGGCGGGCCATTCATACACCAGGCCACGCACCGGGGCATATTTCACTTTTCAGGGATAAAGACCGGACGTTGCTGGCGGGCGATGCTTTCGTAACGACAAATCAGAATGCGATTACATCCGTCGCTACACAACGAGAAGAGTTTCATGGCCCCCCTGCCTATTTTACCTGCGATTGGGATGCTGCCAAACGGTCGGTTTTGGCATTGAATAACCTCAACCCCAGGGCAGTAGGAACGGGACACGGTGTATCAGTGCGTGGGCTTGATCTGGAATTAGGATTGAATAAACTGGCACACGATTTTGAGTCAAGATCCATCCCGTCAGAAGGGCGATATGTAAAACAACCCGCCGTTACAGATGAAAACGGTATCGTTGACATGCCAACACCAACGTCTTTTCACGTTGCCCGTGGCATCGGGTTAGGCATACTTGGCGGTATTTTGCTTTACGCAATTTGGGCAGGTGTTCGGGACGATGAGTAA
- a CDS encoding glycosyltransferase family 2 protein, producing the protein MTELLQLTILIPLYNEEESLPELHDWIVRVVTEHQFTYEILFVDDGSTDDSWAVVEQLANRNPHVRGVRFNRNYGKTAALQTGFQAVRGQVVITMDADLQDSPDEIPELYRMITAEKYDLVSGWKQKRYDPITKTLPTKLFNSVSRWISGVQLHDFNCGLKAYRQKVVKTIAPSLYGDMHRNLPIVANWDGFSRIGEKVVQHRARKYGTTKFGLERFVNGFLDVLVIAFVHRFSKRPMHFFGTFGTLSFFVGSVLAIWLIVEKLINIAQGEKFRNVTDNPLFFFGLVAIILGVQLFLAGFLGEMLVRQTLNRSAEQLVAEKVGFSEQNVPV; encoded by the coding sequence ATGACAGAATTGCTTCAGTTAACCATTTTAATTCCACTGTACAACGAAGAAGAGTCGCTGCCCGAACTGCACGACTGGATCGTGCGGGTTGTGACTGAACATCAGTTTACGTATGAAATTCTGTTTGTCGACGACGGCAGCACCGATGATTCCTGGGCTGTTGTAGAGCAATTGGCAAACCGTAACCCCCATGTTCGGGGCGTTCGGTTTAACCGGAATTATGGCAAAACAGCCGCTTTGCAAACGGGTTTTCAGGCTGTTCGGGGGCAGGTTGTCATTACAATGGATGCCGATTTACAGGATAGTCCCGACGAAATTCCGGAACTGTACCGAATGATTACGGCAGAAAAATATGACCTTGTATCGGGTTGGAAGCAGAAGCGATACGATCCAATCACTAAAACACTTCCTACAAAACTGTTTAATTCCGTGTCGCGCTGGATTTCCGGCGTACAACTGCACGATTTTAACTGCGGACTAAAAGCCTATAGACAAAAAGTTGTTAAAACTATTGCGCCTTCGCTGTATGGCGACATGCATCGAAACCTGCCCATTGTCGCTAATTGGGACGGTTTTAGTCGTATTGGCGAGAAAGTTGTACAACACCGCGCTCGTAAGTACGGCACCACCAAGTTTGGTCTGGAGCGTTTTGTGAACGGGTTTCTGGATGTACTCGTTATTGCGTTTGTACACCGGTTCAGCAAGCGGCCAATGCACTTCTTCGGAACCTTTGGAACGCTCTCGTTTTTTGTCGGTTCTGTGCTCGCTATCTGGCTAATCGTTGAGAAACTAATCAACATTGCGCAAGGGGAGAAATTTCGGAACGTGACGGATAATCCCCTGTTTTTCTTTGGCTTAGTCGCCATAATTCTGGGTGTTCAGCTGTTTCTGGCGGGTTTTCTGGGCGAAATGCTCGTTCGACAAACCCTGAACCGCTCGGCTGAACAACTTGTCGCTGAAAAGGTTGGATTTTCAGAACAAAATGTGCCGGTATAG
- the sppA gene encoding signal peptide peptidase SppA — protein MRQFLKYVLATIVGLLLFSFVGFLLLVGVAAALSSSSDTKTTVKENTVLKLDLDKPIEERSVDNPFKGFGPVSGTGDAIGLFELKRTLKEAKEDKNIEGIYLQTENPMAGWASLEEVRNALIDFKQSKKFVYAYAETMTEKGYYLASVADKIYLNPAGDLEWNGLNAELSFFKGTLDKLGIKPEIFKVGDFKSAVEPFIRENMSDPNRLQVNSFLGSINDQMLVRVAQSRGLRVDSLKRYADNLTIQKPADALRTKLVTNLGYQDELETVIKKQLGVDEKKKINYVSLSKYETSEKTGDDTEGSSKNRIAVIIASGDIHSGKSGENSIGSETIVEELRKARLDDKVKAIVLRVNSGGGSALASDVMYREVQLARKVKPVIGSMSDYAASGGYYMLMGCDKIVAQPNTITGSIGVFALLFNTETFFKDKLGITYDRVNTNTNADFPTGTHEMTPFQKQTMQKSTERIYAEFTSKAAAGRKLPVDSLRALAGGRVWTGTQGKANGLVDQLGGIDDAIKLAAQSAKLKEGDYQIKYQPRKKEFFEQLMNSFSDSEEAKIQAKLGDLAPYVKYMNKLKLMEGMQMRMPFEVEIR, from the coding sequence ATGCGTCAGTTTCTCAAATATGTTCTGGCCACAATCGTTGGCCTGCTGTTGTTTTCATTCGTCGGCTTTCTCCTTCTGGTTGGGGTTGCTGCCGCTTTATCGTCTTCGTCTGATACCAAGACGACAGTAAAAGAAAATACGGTTTTAAAATTAGATTTAGACAAGCCAATCGAAGAGCGGAGTGTTGATAATCCCTTTAAAGGGTTTGGGCCGGTAAGCGGCACAGGCGATGCCATCGGCCTGTTCGAGTTAAAGCGAACGCTCAAAGAAGCCAAGGAGGATAAGAATATCGAAGGTATTTACCTCCAGACCGAAAACCCGATGGCTGGCTGGGCCTCATTGGAAGAAGTTCGTAATGCGTTGATCGACTTCAAGCAGTCGAAGAAATTTGTCTATGCCTACGCTGAGACAATGACCGAAAAAGGCTATTACCTTGCTTCGGTAGCCGATAAAATCTACCTTAATCCGGCTGGCGACCTGGAATGGAACGGTCTCAACGCCGAGTTGTCATTCTTTAAAGGAACGCTTGATAAACTGGGTATTAAACCGGAAATCTTTAAAGTAGGTGATTTTAAAAGTGCCGTTGAGCCGTTCATTCGTGAGAACATGAGCGATCCAAATCGCTTGCAGGTAAACTCGTTTCTGGGGTCTATAAACGACCAGATGCTGGTTCGTGTGGCGCAAAGCCGGGGCCTTCGGGTCGACTCGCTGAAACGCTATGCAGATAACCTGACGATCCAGAAACCCGCCGATGCGCTTCGTACGAAGCTCGTTACAAATCTTGGGTATCAGGACGAACTGGAGACGGTTATCAAGAAACAGTTAGGTGTTGATGAGAAAAAGAAAATCAATTACGTTTCATTGAGTAAATACGAAACGTCTGAGAAAACTGGCGACGATACCGAGGGGAGTTCCAAGAATAGAATTGCGGTCATTATCGCTTCGGGTGATATTCACTCGGGCAAAAGCGGTGAAAACAGCATTGGCTCCGAAACGATTGTTGAAGAACTTCGTAAAGCTCGGTTAGACGATAAAGTAAAAGCGATTGTGTTGCGGGTTAACTCGGGTGGCGGCAGCGCATTAGCGTCGGATGTGATGTACCGCGAGGTTCAACTGGCCCGCAAAGTAAAACCCGTAATCGGGTCAATGTCCGACTACGCTGCTTCGGGCGGTTATTATATGCTGATGGGTTGCGACAAGATCGTTGCACAGCCAAACACCATTACGGGCTCTATCGGGGTATTTGCCCTGCTGTTCAATACTGAAACCTTCTTTAAAGATAAACTCGGTATCACGTACGATCGGGTCAATACCAACACCAATGCTGACTTTCCGACCGGAACGCACGAAATGACTCCGTTCCAAAAGCAAACGATGCAAAAGTCAACCGAGCGGATTTATGCTGAATTTACCAGCAAAGCCGCTGCCGGTCGCAAACTGCCAGTCGACAGTCTGCGGGCTCTTGCCGGTGGACGTGTCTGGACCGGTACGCAGGGCAAAGCCAATGGGCTGGTCGATCAGCTTGGGGGTATCGATGATGCCATTAAACTGGCGGCTCAATCAGCTAAGCTGAAAGAGGGCGATTATCAAATTAAATACCAGCCTCGTAAAAAAGAGTTCTTCGAACAGTTGATGAATTCGTTCAGCGATAGCGAAGAAGCTAAAATTCAGGCGAAACTTGGCGATTTAGCTCCCTACGTAAAGTATATGAATAAGCTTAAACTGATGGAAGGCATGCAAATGAGGATGCCGTTTGAGGTAGAGATTCGGTAA
- a CDS encoding helix-turn-helix transcriptional regulator, with translation MQTLPINLDLFALIIFLGVAQGIFLGIFFLTGERLRRVENRCLGLFMLALSAVSGEIFLNYTNYTFRLLWTVDFAESINFVLGPLFYFFVFSRIQQRLPQYWGWHLVPFIIWLANSVTWLYQPIEVKYNAYVNSQHPELPFIRQYAYWDDDFTGLRDLINEMTLLSCLVYAVLSLITIRRATRSEDQINGHYKLASLRVLSVLFALMPFLIVLVKPQFYHDVGDYLLATYVAATIYTTSFLVMRGSDFFRLEMPGQPTVTEAEPQPTELKKKYEKSALSEEVEDAVLSKLSRLLEAEKPYLNSDLSLPKLAARLDTSPHNLSQLLNDRLGQTFFDWLASYRIAEAQRLLNEPTTTHLKIDEIAERVGYNSTSAFHTAFKRLTNQTPAQYRAKDPGPGADKLS, from the coding sequence ATGCAGACACTCCCCATTAACCTTGACTTGTTTGCCCTCATTATTTTTCTGGGTGTAGCACAAGGTATTTTTCTGGGTATCTTCTTTTTGACCGGTGAGCGCTTAAGACGCGTGGAAAATCGCTGTCTGGGCTTGTTTATGCTGGCTCTATCGGCAGTGAGCGGAGAAATATTTCTCAACTACACAAATTATACGTTTCGGCTTTTATGGACCGTCGACTTTGCAGAATCCATCAATTTTGTGCTGGGTCCGTTATTCTATTTCTTCGTTTTTAGTCGTATTCAACAGCGATTACCTCAGTATTGGGGTTGGCATCTGGTGCCATTCATTATCTGGCTGGCAAACTCAGTCACCTGGCTTTATCAGCCCATAGAAGTCAAATACAATGCCTATGTAAACTCACAGCACCCCGAACTTCCCTTTATCCGTCAATATGCTTATTGGGATGATGACTTCACCGGGCTTCGTGATTTAATTAATGAGATGACATTGCTGAGCTGCCTGGTATATGCTGTGTTATCGCTCATTACGATTCGAAGGGCTACCCGATCTGAAGATCAGATAAACGGACACTATAAACTTGCCTCGCTACGCGTTTTAAGCGTACTGTTTGCGTTGATGCCTTTTCTGATTGTACTTGTTAAGCCTCAGTTCTATCATGATGTTGGCGATTATTTGCTGGCTACCTATGTGGCCGCTACGATTTATACGACCAGCTTTCTGGTGATGCGAGGGTCCGATTTTTTTCGGCTTGAAATGCCGGGTCAGCCAACAGTTACTGAGGCCGAACCGCAACCAACTGAGTTGAAGAAAAAGTACGAAAAATCGGCCTTATCGGAAGAAGTTGAAGATGCTGTTCTCAGCAAACTTAGTCGATTACTTGAAGCCGAAAAGCCTTACCTCAATAGCGACCTGTCGTTACCAAAACTAGCTGCCCGATTAGATACGAGCCCGCATAATTTATCACAATTACTAAATGACCGCCTTGGGCAAACGTTTTTCGACTGGCTTGCATCTTACCGAATTGCCGAAGCGCAACGGCTGCTAAACGAACCAACTACAACTCATCTTAAAATCGACGAAATTGCCGAGCGGGTAGGGTATAATTCAACGTCGGCGTTCCATACGGCTTTCAAACGGCTTACTAACCAGACTCCGGCGCAGTACCGGGCAAAGGATCCTGGGCCGGGAGCCGACAAGTTAAGTTAA
- a CDS encoding ribonuclease H1 domain-containing protein yields MAEKKPKFYVVWHGRKPGVYDSWDEAKAQTDGFPKPLFKSFDSKPAALKAFKDKPHAHIGQGPKPTAKQGKLDGLVGLPIQDSLVVDAAWNTASGDMEYQGIYLATKQKLFLKGPYCDGTNNIGEFLAIVHALALLHQKNSNIPVYSDSRTAIGWVKKKKANTKLEETARNAELFELLDRAESWLQTHRFANPVLKWETTVWGENPADFGRK; encoded by the coding sequence ATGGCTGAGAAAAAGCCCAAATTTTATGTAGTCTGGCACGGCAGAAAACCCGGTGTTTATGATAGTTGGGATGAAGCCAAAGCGCAGACGGATGGCTTTCCAAAACCATTATTTAAGTCCTTCGACAGTAAACCGGCCGCGTTGAAAGCGTTTAAAGATAAACCTCACGCGCACATCGGTCAGGGGCCTAAGCCAACAGCAAAGCAGGGGAAATTAGATGGTTTGGTCGGACTGCCTATTCAGGATAGTCTGGTTGTCGATGCCGCTTGGAATACCGCTTCGGGCGATATGGAGTATCAGGGAATTTATTTGGCCACGAAGCAAAAACTGTTTTTAAAAGGGCCTTACTGCGACGGAACCAACAATATTGGCGAGTTTCTGGCCATTGTTCATGCCCTGGCACTGCTTCACCAAAAGAATAGTAACATCCCAGTTTATTCAGATTCTCGTACCGCAATCGGCTGGGTGAAGAAGAAGAAAGCCAATACCAAACTCGAAGAAACCGCTCGCAATGCCGAACTGTTCGAACTTCTCGACCGAGCCGAAAGCTGGCTTCAGACGCACCGTTTCGCGAATCCGGTCTTGAAATGGGAAACAACGGTTTGGGGAGAAAATCCGGCAGATTTTGGTAGGAAATAG
- the bioB gene encoding biotin synthase BioB: protein MRTDWTRAEIAEIYNSPVLDLMYRAATVHRQHHDPQEVQVCTLLSVKTGGCPEDCAYCPQAARYHTAVKVHKLMEVDEVLTAAQRAKDTGSTRFCMGAAWREVRDNSDFDKVLDMVQGVNEMGLEVCCTLGMLTESQAQKLKDAGLYAYNHNLDTSEEFYGDIISTRTYDDRLDTLGHARKAGISVCSGGIIGMGESDQDRISMLLTLATLPQHPESVPVNALVPVEGTPLEDQPRVSVWEMIRMIATARIIMPKAMVRLSAGRVRMNTEEQALCFLAGANSIFAGDKLLTTPNPNEDADQELFQTLNIRPRKAFKDAAQPAVVFEQIPM, encoded by the coding sequence ATGCGTACCGATTGGACTCGTGCCGAAATCGCCGAAATCTATAATTCACCCGTTCTGGACCTGATGTACCGGGCCGCTACTGTTCACCGCCAGCATCACGATCCACAGGAAGTGCAGGTTTGTACACTGTTGTCGGTCAAGACGGGTGGTTGCCCCGAAGACTGTGCCTATTGTCCGCAGGCTGCCCGTTACCACACCGCAGTGAAGGTACATAAACTGATGGAAGTGGATGAGGTGTTGACAGCCGCTCAACGAGCTAAAGACACGGGTAGCACACGCTTCTGTATGGGTGCCGCCTGGCGTGAAGTGCGCGACAACAGCGACTTCGACAAAGTGCTCGACATGGTGCAGGGTGTCAATGAAATGGGGCTGGAGGTATGCTGTACCCTTGGCATGCTTACCGAGAGCCAGGCGCAGAAACTCAAGGATGCCGGGTTGTATGCCTACAACCACAATCTTGATACAAGCGAAGAATTCTACGGGGACATTATCAGTACCCGTACCTACGATGACCGTCTGGACACGCTGGGACACGCCCGCAAAGCCGGAATTTCGGTTTGTTCAGGAGGAATTATCGGTATGGGCGAGTCCGATCAGGACCGGATTAGCATGTTGCTTACCCTGGCCACCTTACCACAACACCCCGAGTCGGTACCCGTTAACGCACTGGTACCCGTAGAAGGAACTCCCCTGGAAGATCAGCCCCGTGTATCGGTCTGGGAGATGATTCGGATGATTGCCACAGCACGTATTATTATGCCGAAAGCGATGGTGCGCTTGTCTGCCGGACGTGTTCGTATGAATACCGAAGAGCAAGCCCTGTGTTTCCTCGCTGGTGCCAACTCGATCTTTGCCGGAGACAAACTCCTGACTACACCAAACCCGAACGAAGACGCCGATCAAGAATTGTTCCAGACGTTAAACATTCGTCCCCGTAAAGCCTTCAAAGATGCCGCTCAGCCAGCCGTGGTGTTTGAACAGATACCGATGTAA